One window of the Thermus antranikianii DSM 12462 genome contains the following:
- a CDS encoding integrase core domain-containing protein, protein IRAVQVDGGSEFMAEFEVACQGLGIALFVLPPRSPRLNGHVERLQRTFREEFYTRPLPTRVSELQVELNAYLDYYNRRRPHVALGGLAPLEFLAKIREGSVP, encoded by the coding sequence ATCCGAGCGGTACAGGTGGATGGGGGTAGCGAGTTCATGGCGGAGTTTGAGGTAGCGTGCCAAGGCCTGGGCATCGCTCTTTTTGTGCTGCCTCCCCGGAGTCCTAGGCTTAACGGGCACGTGGAGCGGTTGCAACGGACTTTTAGGGAAGAGTTTTACACCCGACCCTTGCCCACGAGGGTTAGCGAGCTACAGGTGGAGCTTAATGCCTACCTGGACTACTACAACCGCAGGAGACCCCACGTGGCCCTGGGTGGCCTTGCTCCCTTGGAGTTCTTGGCTAAGATACGGGAGGGGTCGGTTCCCTAA